From Microbacterium sp. LWO12-1.2:
CCGAACCGGCACCTTGTCTGGGTGCTACGCCTTAGCGAGGCGGTAGCGCAGCGACGCGAGCTCGGCGCGCAGCGCGGCCGGCAGCTTGTCGCCGAAGGTGTCGAAGAACTCCTCCGTCAGGTCGGCCTCGGCGAGCCAGGCCGCCGAGTCGATCGAGAACAGCTCGTCGAGATCCGCCTGCGCGATGTCGAGTCCGTCCAGATTGAGGTCCTCCACCCGCGGCAGTCGGCCGATCGGGCTGTCCACCGCCGGCACCTCGCCCGCGACGCGACGGATGATCCAGTCGATGACGCGCGAGTTGTCGCCGAATCCGGGCCACAGGAACCGGCCGTCGGAGCCGCGGCGGAACCAGTTCACCTGGAAGATACGCGGCGCCCGGTCGAAGCGGAGGCTGCGGCCGACCTTGAGCCAGTGCGCGAAGTAGTCGCCCATGTTGTAGCCGCAGAAC
This genomic window contains:
- a CDS encoding phosphoenolpyruvate carboxykinase domain-containing protein; the protein is TPESGRPAAHPNSRFTVSAAQCPQISEDWEQAVPLDVILFGGRRATNVPLVVEATDWTHGVFLGSTISSERTAAAEGTLGELRRDPFAMLPFCGYNMGDYFAHWLKVGRSLRFDRAPRIFQVNWFRRGSDGRFLWPGFGDNSRVIDWIIRRVAGEVPAVDSPIGRLPRVEDLNLDGLDIAQADLDELFSIDSAAWLAEADLTEEFFDTFGDKLPAALRAELASLRYRLAKA